Below is a genomic region from Pseudomonas extremaustralis.
AAGAACGCCGCCAGTTCGACGAAGGTGAAGAAGCCTTCCTCGTGACCATGAGCGCGCAGCTCGCCGGCGTTATTGCCCACGCCGAAGCCACCGGCTCGATTCGCGGCCTGGGGCGCCAGGGCAAGGGCATCCAGGAAGCCAAGTTCGTCGGCGTGCCTGGTTCGCCGGGTGCGGCCGTCGGTACGGCGGTGGTCATGCTGCCACCGGCCGACCTGGACGTGGTGCCGGACAAGAACGTCGATGACATCGACGCCGAAATCAGACTGTTCAAGACCGCCCTTGAGGGCGTACGCGCCGACATGCGCAACCTGTCGACCAAACTGGCCACGCAGTTGCGCCCCGAAGAGCGCGCGCTGTTCGACGTGTACCAGATGATGCTCGACGACGCGTCCCTGGGTAACGAAGTCAAGACCGTGATCAAGACCGGCCAGTGGGCCCAGGGCGCGCTGCGCCAGGTGGTCTCCGATCACGTCAACCGTTTCGAATTGATGGACGACGCCTACCTGCGCGAACGTGCCTCGGATGTGCGCGATCTCGGTCGCCGTCTGCTCGCCTACTTGCAGCAAGATCGTTCCACCAATCTGGTCTACCCCGACAACACCATCCTGATCAGTGAAGAACTGACCGCCACCATGCTCGGCGAAGTGCCGGAAGGCAAACTGGTTGGCCTGGTCTCGGTACTCGGTTCGGGTAACTCCCACGTTGCGATCCTGGCTCGCGCCATGGGTATTCCGACGGTGATGGGCCTGGTGGACCTGCCGTATTCCAAGGTCGATGGCATCGACATGATCGTCGATGGGCATCGCGGCGAGGTGTTTACCAACCCCAGCGAGCTGATGCGCAAGCAATACGCCGAAGTGGTCGAGGAAGAGCGCCAACTGTCCCAGGGCCTCGACGCCCTGCGCGAACTGCCGTGCGTGACCCTCGACGGCCACCGCGTACCGCTGCTGGTCAACACGGGCCTGCTGGCGGATGTGGCGCGTGCTCAACAACGTGGCGCCGAAGGGGTCGGGCTGTACCGCACCGAAGTGCCGTTCATGATCAACCAGCGGTTCCCGAGCGAGAAGGAGCAGCTGGCGATTTACCGCGAGCAACTGTCCGCCTTCCACCCGTTGCCGGTGACCATGCGCAGCCTCGACATCGGCGGCGACAAATCGCTGTCCTATTTCCCGATCAAGGAAGACAACCCCTTCCTTGGCTGGCGCGGCATTCGCGTCACCCTCGATCACCCCGAAATCTTCCTCGTGCAGACCCGTGCGATGCTCAAGGCCAGCGAAGGCCTGAACAACCTGCGCATTCTGCTGCCGATGATCTCCGGTACCCACGAGCTGGAAGAAGCCCTGCACCTGATCCACCGCGCCTGGGGTGAAGTGCGCGACGAAGGCGCCGACGTACCGATGCCGCCGATTGGGGTGATGATCGAAATTCCGGCGGCGGTGTACCAGGCCAAGGAATTGGCGCGGCAGGTGGACTTCCTGTCCGTGGGCTCCAACGACCTGACCCAGTATCTGCTGGCCGTGGACCGCAACAACCCACGGGTGGCCGACCTCTACGACTACCTGCACCCGGCGGTGCTGCAAGCGCTGCAGCATGTGGTGCGCGACGCCCATGCCGAAGGCAAGCCGGTGAGCATCTGCGGGGAAATGGCCGGCGATCCGGCGGCGGCGGTGCTGTTGATGGCAATGGGCTTTGACAGCCTGTCGATGAACGCCACCAACTTGCCGAAAGTGAAATGGCTGTTGCGCCAGGTGAATCTGAGCATGGCCAAGGAACTGCTGGCCGAGTTGATGACCATCGACAACCCGCAAGTTATCCACAGCTCGCTGCAATTGGCCCTGAAGAACCTGGGGCTGACGCGGATGATCAACCCGGCGGCGGCAGCCAAAACCTTGTAGGAGCGAGCTTGCTCGCGAAAAAACTGAGGGCACCGCGTGCATTCAGGGGGCGCGCATTATCGTTGACGATTTTCGCGAGCAAGCTCGTTCCTACAGGTTGATCTCTACTTCGCCGAGCCGCCCACCGTGCGGCCCAAAACTGCGCTCCACTATCTGCCGCGTGCCGTCCGCATTCACAATCAGCGCTGTACTCGCCCGTGTCCCATAACTGGGGCTGGCGATAAATACGCTTGATAGCAAACTCTCGGTTGCCAAGCCCACGCCGGTGTCCGGCAGCTCGGCAAACGGTGCGGTCTGCGGGTCGCTCAAGATGTCCAGCAGGGTTTCCGGCTGCGGGTTCTCCAGTACCTCGCCCAGCGCCGCCTTGGCCTTGAGCAATTTCGGCCATGGCGTGTCGAGCCCTGCATTGGAAAGGCCGTACACCCCCGCGGGTAGCTGCGTAGGCACGCTGTCGCGGGCGTTGTAATGCCACAGCTCCTCCCGCGTGCCCACCAACAGGTTGAACCCGGCATATTCAATCGCGCGGCCGTTGATCTCCGCCAAATACTGCTCAAGCGGCAGCGAACCGCCGAGAAACCGCGCCACCAGTTCCCCACGCGACTTGCGGGCCGGCGGCTGGTGCGGGTCGCGGATATTGGTCAGGGCGGCAAAACGCCCATCGGCGTTGACCCCAAGCCAGGTGCCGCCGGCTTCCAGGTCGCGACCGGCGTAGACGTGCGGCGCATCCTGCCATTGGGCCAGTGGCAGGCTGGGGCGGGCGTAGAACTCGTCACGGTTGGCCGCGACGATCAGCGGCTGGGCATGGCCAGGCCGCCAGGCGAATACGATCAGGCACATCAGGTGATTCCCCTTTGTGTTTTTGGCCACTCTACTCACACACGCGGTTACGTTCCATCGTATCCAGTTGGGTCGCATGCCTTCCATCCGTTAACATGCCGGACTTGGTTTGGGGGCTCCCATGGAATTTCTGCTGTATTTGCTGCTGGGTGCTTGTGCGGGCGTGCTCGCCGGGCTGTTTGGCGTGGGCGGCGGGATCATTATCGTGCCGGTGCTGGTGTTCAGTTTCACCTTGCAGGGCTTCGATCCGCAGGTGCTGACCCACCTGGCCGTGGGCACGTCGCTGGCGACGATCATCTTTACCTCGATTAACGCCGTGCGTGAACACCACCGGCGTGGCGCGGTGCGTTGGCCGATCTTTGTGTGGATGACCGTGGGCATCCTGATCGGCGCAGGCTTCGGCGCGCTGACGGCCGAGGCGATTTCCGGCCCCCATCTGCAGAAGATCATCGGGGTGTTCGCGCTGGTCATCGCCGTGCAACTGGCCCTGGAGGTCAAGCCCAAGGCCAGCCGCACGGTGCCGGGCAAGGTCGGCCTGACCCTGGCGGGCACGGTGATCGGCTGGGCCTCGGCGATCTTCGGGATCGGTGGCGGCTCGCTGACCGTGCCGTTCCTGACCTGGCGCAGCGTACCGATGCAGCAGGCGGTGGCCACCTCATCGGCCTGTGGTTTGCCGATTGCCTTGGCCAGTGCATTAAGTTTCATGATTCTGGGCTGGCATGACCCCTTGCTGCCCGCTCATAGTCTAGGGTTCGTGTATTTGCCGGCGCTGCTGGGCATTGCCCTGACCAGCATGGTGTTTGCCCGCTTCGGCGCGCGCCTGGCGCACCGCTTGTCGCCGCGCTTGCTGAAACGGCTGTTTGCCGGGCTGCTGTTTTGCGTGGGCTTAAATTTCTTGCTGTAACGCAGGCTTAATCGCGCCCGGGCATGGTCCGGCGCTATAACGAATGATTTACGAGGAGTCGCAATGCTGCCTTACCCGCAGATCGATCCGGTGGCCGTGGCCATCGGTCCGCTGAAAATCCACTGGTACGGGTTGATGTACCTGATCGGCATCGGCGGTGCCTGGTTGCTGGCGTCCCGGCGCCTGAACCGTTTCGACCCGACCTGGACCAAGGAGAAACTCTCCGACATGGTGTTCTGGCTGTCGATGGGGGTGATCGTCGGCGGGCGCCTGGGGTATGTGCTGTTCTACGACTTGTCCGCGTACATCGCCAACCCGACGCTGATCTTCGAAGTGTGGAAGGGCGGCATGGCGTTCCACGGCGGGTTTATCGGCGTGATGATCGCCGCCTGGTGGTTCGGTCGGCGTAACGGCAAGTCGTTCTTCCAACTGATGGACTTCGTCGCACCGCTGGTGCCGATCGGCCTGGGCGCCGGGCGTATCGGCAACTTCATCAACGCCGAGCTGTGGGGCAAGCCGACCGACGTGCCATGGGCCATGGTGTTCCCGCCGTTCAGCGACCCGGCGCAACTGCCGCGCCATCCGTCGCAGCTCTACCAGTTCGCCCTGGAAGGTGTGGCACTGTTTCTCATTCTGTACCTCTTCTCGCGCAAGCCACGCCCCACCATGGCCGTGTCGGGGATGTTCGCGCTGTTCTACGGGATCTTCCGCTTTATCGTCGAGTTCGTGCGCGTGCCGGATGCGCAGTTGGGCTACCTGGCGTTTGGCTGGGTGACCATGGGCCAGATCCTCAGCCTGCCGATGATCCTCGGTGGCCTGGGCCTGCTGTGGTGGGCGTACAACCGCCCGCAACCGCTCAAGAACACCGCGCTTTAAATTCGAACGCCGAGGCCTGCGAGGTCTCGGCTTCAACGATACGGGTAATGAAATGAAGCAATATCTCGAACTACTGAACGACGTCGTGACCAATGGCCTGACCAAAGGCGACCGTACCGGCACCGGCACCAAGGCTGTGTTCGCCCGTCAGTATCGGCATAACTTGGCCGACGGCTTTCCGCTGCTGACCACCAAGAAGCTTCACTTCAAAAGCATCGCCAATGAATTGATCTGGATGTTGAGCGGCAACACCAACATCAAGTGGCTGAACGAGAACGGTGTGCGCATCTGGGACGAGTGGGCCACCGAAGACGGTGATCTGGGCCCGGTGTACGGCGAGCAGTGGACCGCCTGGCCGACCAAGGACGGCGGCAAGATCAACCAGATCGACTACATGGTCGAGACGCTGAAGACCAACCCCAACAGCCGCCGCATCCTGTTCCACGGCTGGAACGTCGAGTACCTGCCCGACGAGACCAAGAGCCCCCAGGAAAATGCCCGTAACGGCAAACAAGCGCTGCCGCCTTGCCACCTGCTGTACCAGGCGTTCGTGCATGACGGCCATCTGTCGATGCAGTTGTATATCCGCAGCTCCGACGTGTTCCTCGGCTTGCCGTACAACACCGCCGCGCTGGCGCTGCTGACCCACATGCTGGCCCAGCAATGCGACCTGATCCCCCACGAGATCATCGTCACCACCGGCGACACCCACGCCTACAGCAACCACATGGAACAGATCCGCACCCAACTGGCGCGCACGCCGAAGAAGCTGCCGGAACTGGTGATCAAGCGTAAGCCAGCGTCGATCTACGACTACAAGTTCGAAGATTTCGAAATCGTAGGTTACGACGCCGATCCAAGCATCAAGGCCGACGTCGCCATCTGAGGCTATCTCAGTCTAAAGGTGTGGGCTTGTGTGGGAGGGAGCAACCCCCTCCCACAATTTGATCCGGTGACCCCTTCAAATTAATGGCCGTGGCTTCTGCCTACATGGGAAGGCTCAGCCTCGCTGGCGGCAACACCGCCGTTGACCTCCAACCGCTGCAAAATCCCGCAATGATCCCCGCCGCCACAACGCTGGCGCAGGTCGATCAACTGCTCCTGCAACGCCAATAGCCCGTCGATCCGCGCTTTGACATGGTGGATATGCTCGTCGATCAACGCATTCACGTTTTCGCACTGGTCCTGAGGGCTGTCGCGCAGGTCGAGCAGGCTGCGGATTTCTTCCAGGGTCATGTCCAGGCTGCGGCAGTTGCGGATAAAGATCAGTCGTTCGGTGTGCGCCTGGGTGTACACGCGGTAGTTGGCCTCGGTGCGCGCCGGGGGAGGCAGCAGGCCTTCCTTCTCGTAATAACGGATGGTTTCCACCGGGCAGTCGGTCAGTTTGGCCAGTTCGCCGATCTTCATTGCCGCAATCTCCAAATGGGTGCTTGACCCTATAGTGGCTACAGGGTCTTTACTTGGCAACAGGCACCTTACGGACGCGACCTGATGAGCGACTCCCTCCACACCCCGCACAAACACGAGCATGGCCATGACCACGATCATGACCATGATCATGGCCCGAAGAAACTCACCCCCGTGCATGACCACGGCCACGGCGACAGCTGCTGTTCCGGCACGCCGGCCCCGACGCTGGTGAAGCTGGGCCAAGCGCCCACCGCCAGCTCGCGCCTGAGCACTTTCCGCATCGAAGCCATGGACTGCCCCACCGAGCAGACGCTGATCCAGAACAAACTGGGCAAGCTCGCCGGTGTGCAGCAGCTGGAATTCAACCTGATCAACCGCATCCTTGGCGTCACCCACGACCTGCCGAACACTGCGCCGATCATCGAGGCCGTCAAATCCCTCGGGATGCAGGCCGATCCTGTCGAAGAAGGCACCCCGGCGGCCGAACTGCCCGCCAAGAAGCATTGGTGGCCGCTGGCAGTGTCCGGCGTGGGCGCCCTGGGCGCCGAGGTGTTGCACTTCACCAACGCGGCGCCGACCTGGGTCATTGCCATGGTGGCGTTGGTCTCGATCCTCAGCGGTGGCCTCACCACTTATAAAAAGGGCTGGATCGCCCTGAAGAACCTCAACCTGAACATCAATGCGCTGATGAGTATCGCGGTCACCGGCGCGGTCTTGATCGGCCAGTGGCCGGAAGCGGCGATGGTGATGTTCCTGTTCACCGTGGCCGAACTGATCGAAGCCAAGTCCCTGGACCGTGCGCGCAATGCCATCAGTGGCTTGATGCAGATGACCCCGGAGCGGGCCACGGTGCGTCAGGCTGACGGCAGTTGGGTCGAACTTGAAGTTAATAACATCGAACTTGGCGCGATCGTGCGGGTAAAGCCCGGAGAGCGCATCGGCCTGGACGGCGACGTCACCGCCGGCACGTCCACCATCGACCAGGCGCCGATCACCGGAGAAAGCCTGCCGGTTGAAAAAACCGTGGGCGATAAGGTCTTCGCCGGCACCATCAACCAGGCCGGCTCCCTGGAATACCAAGTCACGGCGGCGGCGAACAATTCCACCCTGGCGCGGATCATCCACGCCGTGGAGCAGGCCCAGGGCGCCCGTGCGCCGACCCAGCGTTTTGTCGACAGCTTCTCGAAGCTCTACACCCCGGCAGTGTTCCTGCTTGCCCTGGGTGTGGCCGTCATCCCGCCGCTGTTCATGGCCGCTGCCTGGTTCGACTGGATCTACCGCGCCCTGGTGCTGCTGGTGGTCGCGTGCCCTTGCGCCCTCGTGATCTCCACCCCGGTGACCATCGTCAGCGGCCTGGCGGCGGCAGCGCGCAAAGGCATTCTGATCAAAGGCGGCGTGTACCTGGAGGGCGGTCACAAGCTGAATTACCTGGCCCTCGACAAAACCGGCACCATCACCCACGGCAAACCGGTGCAGACCGATTACCTGATGCTGGTGCCCGACGTCGAGGCGCGAGTCCAGGCCCTGGCCGCCGGCCTGGCGGCGCGCTCCGACCACCCGGTGTCCCTGGCGATTGCCAACGCGGCTGTGGATAAAAGCCTGCCGGTGCACCTTGTGGATAACTTCGAAGCCCTGGCCGGTCGAGGCGTGCGCGGTGATATCAACGGCGAAACCTATCACCTGGGCAACCATCGCCTGGTGGAAGACCTCGGCCTGTGCTCGCCGGCACTGGAAGACAAACTCTTCGCCCTGGAGAAACAAGGCAAGTCCGTGGTGTTGTTGTTGGATAAATCCGGCCCGCTGGCGCTGTTCGCCGTGGCCGACACGGTCAAGGACAGCAGCCGCGAAGCCATCGAGCAACTGCACGAGCTGGGCATCAAGACCCTGATGCTCACCGGCGACAACACCCACACCGCCCAGGCCATCGCGGCCCAGGTTGGCATCGACCAAGCCCAGGGCGACCTGTTGCCCACCGACAAGCTGCTGGCCATCGAAGCCCTTTACGGCCAGGGCCATCGGGTGGGCATGGTCGGCGATGGCATCAACGACGCGCCGGCGTTGGCCCGCGCCGAGATCGGTTTCGCCATGGCCGCCGCCGGTACCGACACCGCCATCGAGACCGCCGACGTGGCCTTGATGGACGATGATTTGCGCAAGATTCCGGCTTTCATTCGGTTGTCGCGGCAAACGTCGAGTATCCTCAGGCAGAACATCGCCCTGGCGCTGGTGATCAAGGCGATCTTCCTGGTGGTCACCTTCCTGGGCCTGGCCACCATGTGGATGGCGGTGTTCGCCGACATGGGCGTGGCCCTGCTGGTGGTGTTCAATGGCCTGCGCCTGTTGCGCAAATAGATGATGAGAGGCTGGCGTGCTGAGTGCCGAGTTAAAGGCGTTTTATATGGTCGCCCGCCTGGGCAGCATCACCCAGGCGGCAAAGAAACTCGGCCTCAGCCAGCCCACCGTCACCACCCAGATCCGTAACCTGGAGAGCCAATACGGCGTCGAGCTGTTCTACCGCGGCGGCCGGCGCCTCACTGTCAGCGACGAAGGTGCGCGCCTGCTGCCGATGGTCAAGACGCTGTTGCAGCAGGAAGCGGATATCGAGTTTTTCCTGCGCAACAATGGCCAGGTCCAGGGCGCGCTGCGGATCGCCGCCACGGCGCCGTATTACATCCTCGACCTGGTCAAAGCCTTTCGCGAACGCCTGCCGCAAGTGGAGGTGTCGGTGGAAATCGGTAACTCCCAGCAGGTGCTCGAAGCATTGGACGACTACCGCGTCGACGTCGCCGCTTCCTCGCAATTGCTGGAAGACCCACGCCTGATTCGCCGCGTACTGGGCTCCGACCCGCTGGTGCTGGCGGTGCACCGCAACCATCCCCTGGCCAGCCTCGATCACGTGCCGTTGACGGCATTGGCCGGTCACACCTTGTTGATGCGCGAAGCCGGCTCCACCACGCGACGGCTGACCGAAGACATGCTGCAAGGCGCCGGCGTGAGCTACGGGCCGCTGCTGGAAATCGGCAGCCGCGAGTCGATCCGCGAAGCGGTGCTGCGCAATATCGGCATCAGCATCATCGCCCGCCAGGAAGTGCCCCATGACCGGCAACTGAAGGTACTGACCCTGGAGAATGCGCCGCAGATTCCCGAGTACCTGTATTGCCTCAAGGAAAGAAAAGGCGCGCGGTTGCCGGCGGCGTTTCTGGGGTTGGCGCAGGAAATGTCGCCGATCTGAACAAGACGGTGGCATTGAGGGCGCTATCGGGAGCAAGCCCCCTCCCACACTTGACCGGGTTCCAACATGACAATGCGGTAAAAATGTGGGAGGGGGCTTGCCCCCGATAGCGGTAGTCCAGGCCCTCCACCTCTGTGAGCCCTACCCAAATCCACCAATACCACTATCACCGCGTTTTGCCTTTCTGCCACATCAGGGACGCATTGCCTGCCTAGCATGGCCTTCATCCGTTCGATGAGGTGCCTTGCATGAACACAGCCCTGACCCAACCCGGCGCGCCGATGAAGGTGCGCGGTATCCAGAAACGCTTCGGCGCCTTTACCGCGCTGGACAACGTGTCCCTGGACGTCGCCGCCGGTGAGCTGGTGTGCCTGCTGGGTCCGTCCGGTTGCGGCAAGACCACATTGCTGCGCTGCATCGCCGGCCTGGAACGCCAGGACAGCGGCGAACTGTACCTGGGCAACCGCGACGTTTCCCTGTTGCCGCCCCAGGCGCGGGACTACGGGATTCTGTTCCAGTCCTACGCGCTGTTTCCCAATCTCACCGTCGAAGCGAATATCGCCTACGGCCTCACCGGCAGCGGTCGCGACGAAGTGCGTAAGCGCGTCGGCCAGATGCTTGAACTGGTGGGCCTGCTCGGCAGTGAAAAGAAATACCCCGGCCAACTCTCCGGCGGTCAGCAGCAAAGGGTGGCCCTGGCCCGTGCGCTGGCGCCAGCGCCGTCGCTGCTGTTGCTGGATGAACCGATGTCGGCTCTCGACGCCCGCGTGCGCGAGCATCTGTGCACCGAGTTGCGCCAGTTGCAACGGCGCCTGGGCATTACCACGTTGATGGTCACCCACAACCAGGACGAAGCCATGCTGATGGCCGACCGCATCGCCGTGATGCACAACGGCAAGGTCGAGCAATACGCCACGCCCCAGGAAATTTACGACCGCCCGGCTACGCCGTTCGTGGCGGAGTTTGTCGGCCAGGGCAACTGGCTGCCATTCAGCCGCAACAGTGCCAGCCATGCCCAGGTCGGCGGGATGAATATGCGCCTGGCCGACGATGCCGGCGTGGCCAAGTCCGGCCGTTTGTTTTGCCGCCCGGAAGCCATCAGCGTCAACCCGCCGGTGCATGAAGAAAACCTGTTCCCGGCCAAAGTGCGCGAGATCACCTTTCTCGGTAATCGCTGCCGCATGAGCTTTGAGCTGGAGCAACTGCCCGGTCATCCGCTGCTGGCCGAACTGGCCCCGGAAGCCATGCCGCGCCTGGGCGCCCAGGACATCTGGGTGGCCTTGCCGCCGCGCAGCCTGCAGGTGTTTGCCTGAGATGGCTGCCGTTATGACGCTGCCGCGCCAGGTCACCCGCGCCGAATGGGGCGACCGCCTGTTCGTAGTGGGCGGCAAATGGCTCTGGCTGTTGCTGCTGGGCATCGCCGTGCTGCTGCCACTGCTGGCGATCTTCTGGCGCGGCTTCAGCAGCGAGGCAGGGCAGGGTGGTGGCCTGGTGGCGGCGCGCGAGCTGGTGACCAGTGCCAACTTTCACTGGCTGCTGGGCAATAGCCTGAAAGTTTCCCTCAGCGTGGCGGCCATCGTCGTACCGCTGGCCTACCTGTTTGCCTACGCACTGCAACGCACCTTGATACCCGGCAAAGCCCTCTGGCGCGGCCTGTCGCTGTTGCCGCTGATGGCGCCGTCGATGCTGCCGGGCATTGCGCTGGTGTACCTGTTCGGCAACCAGGGCCTGCTGCGTGGGCTGCTCTCGGAAAATATCTACGGCTTCTGGGGCATTGTGCTGGGGGAAGTGATCTACACCTTCCCACACGCCCTGATGATCCTGCTGTCGGCGCTGTCCCTGGCGGATGCGCGGCTGTTCGATGCAGCCTCGAGCATGGGCGCCAGCCCCGCCCGGGCGTTTCGCAGCATCACCTGGCCGGCCACGCGGCAGGCCGCGTTCGCCGCGTTCTGCCTGGTGTTCACCCTGACCATCACCGACTTCGGCGTGCCCGTGGTGGTCGGCGGCGATTATCAGGTGCTGGCGCTGGAGGCCTACAAGGCCGTGGTCGGCCAGCAGCAGTTCGGACGCGGGGCGTTGATCGGCATGGTGTTGCTGCTGCCGGCGCTGTTCAGTTTTGGCGTCGATGCCTGGCTGCGTCGGCGTCAGGGCGATTCGATGAGCGGCCGTGCCCAGGTGTTCCAGCCGGTGCGGTCGCGGCGGCGCGATGGTTGCTACCTGGCCATCGTGCTGCTGATCTGCGCGGCGTTGCTGCTGGTGTTCGGCATGGCGGTGTATTCCTCGCTGGTGAAGTTCTGGCCGTACAACCTGTCGCTGTCGCTCAACCATTACCAGTTCGAAGACACCGCCGGCGGCGGTTGGCTGGCCTATCGCAATAGCCTGACCCTGGCCCTGTGTACCGCGTTGATCGGCAGCGTGCTGATCTTCACCGGCGCCTACCTGATGGAAAAGACCCGTGGCCAGCAAGGCCTGAACCTGGCGCTGCGCCTGCTCAGTTTTGTGCCGATGGCGGTGCCGGGGTTGGTGCTGGGCCTGGGCTACGTGTTCTTTTTCAACCTCAGCGGCAACCCGTTGCACGTGTTCTACGGAACCATGACCCTGCTGGTGGTATGCACCATCGCGCACTATCTGACCACCGCGCAGATGACCGCCACCACCGCGCTGCGCCAGCTGGACGCCGAGTTCGAAGCTGCCGCGCTGTCCCTCAAGGCGCCGTTGTATCGCCATTACCTGCGCGTGACCGTGCCGATCTGCCTGCCGGCACTGTTGGACATCGTGCGCTATCTGTTCGTGTCGGCGATGACCACCGTCTCGGCCGCGATCTTCCTCTACAGCCCCGACACCATCCTCGCCGCCGTCGCCGTGTTGAACATGGACGATGCCGGCAACGTCGGCGGCGCGGCGGCCATGTCCACTTTGATTCTGTTCACTTCGGCCGGCGTTTCGCTG
It encodes:
- a CDS encoding heavy metal translocating P-type ATPase; the encoded protein is MSDSLHTPHKHEHGHDHDHDHDHGPKKLTPVHDHGHGDSCCSGTPAPTLVKLGQAPTASSRLSTFRIEAMDCPTEQTLIQNKLGKLAGVQQLEFNLINRILGVTHDLPNTAPIIEAVKSLGMQADPVEEGTPAAELPAKKHWWPLAVSGVGALGAEVLHFTNAAPTWVIAMVALVSILSGGLTTYKKGWIALKNLNLNINALMSIAVTGAVLIGQWPEAAMVMFLFTVAELIEAKSLDRARNAISGLMQMTPERATVRQADGSWVELEVNNIELGAIVRVKPGERIGLDGDVTAGTSTIDQAPITGESLPVEKTVGDKVFAGTINQAGSLEYQVTAAANNSTLARIIHAVEQAQGARAPTQRFVDSFSKLYTPAVFLLALGVAVIPPLFMAAAWFDWIYRALVLLVVACPCALVISTPVTIVSGLAAAARKGILIKGGVYLEGGHKLNYLALDKTGTITHGKPVQTDYLMLVPDVEARVQALAAGLAARSDHPVSLAIANAAVDKSLPVHLVDNFEALAGRGVRGDINGETYHLGNHRLVEDLGLCSPALEDKLFALEKQGKSVVLLLDKSGPLALFAVADTVKDSSREAIEQLHELGIKTLMLTGDNTHTAQAIAAQVGIDQAQGDLLPTDKLLAIEALYGQGHRVGMVGDGINDAPALARAEIGFAMAAAGTDTAIETADVALMDDDLRKIPAFIRLSRQTSSILRQNIALALVIKAIFLVVTFLGLATMWMAVFADMGVALLVVFNGLRLLRK
- a CDS encoding thymidylate synthase, whose translation is MKQYLELLNDVVTNGLTKGDRTGTGTKAVFARQYRHNLADGFPLLTTKKLHFKSIANELIWMLSGNTNIKWLNENGVRIWDEWATEDGDLGPVYGEQWTAWPTKDGGKINQIDYMVETLKTNPNSRRILFHGWNVEYLPDETKSPQENARNGKQALPPCHLLYQAFVHDGHLSMQLYIRSSDVFLGLPYNTAALALLTHMLAQQCDLIPHEIIVTTGDTHAYSNHMEQIRTQLARTPKKLPELVIKRKPASIYDYKFEDFEIVGYDADPSIKADVAI
- the ptsP gene encoding phosphoenolpyruvate--protein phosphotransferase, with translation MLNTLRKIVQEVNSAKDLKAALGIIVLRVKEAMGSQVCSVYLLDPETNRFVLMATEGLNKRSIGKVSMAPNEGLVGLVGTREEPLNLENAADHPRYRYFAETGEERYASFLGAPIIHHRRVVGVLVIQQKERRQFDEGEEAFLVTMSAQLAGVIAHAEATGSIRGLGRQGKGIQEAKFVGVPGSPGAAVGTAVVMLPPADLDVVPDKNVDDIDAEIRLFKTALEGVRADMRNLSTKLATQLRPEERALFDVYQMMLDDASLGNEVKTVIKTGQWAQGALRQVVSDHVNRFELMDDAYLRERASDVRDLGRRLLAYLQQDRSTNLVYPDNTILISEELTATMLGEVPEGKLVGLVSVLGSGNSHVAILARAMGIPTVMGLVDLPYSKVDGIDMIVDGHRGEVFTNPSELMRKQYAEVVEEERQLSQGLDALRELPCVTLDGHRVPLLVNTGLLADVARAQQRGAEGVGLYRTEVPFMINQRFPSEKEQLAIYREQLSAFHPLPVTMRSLDIGGDKSLSYFPIKEDNPFLGWRGIRVTLDHPEIFLVQTRAMLKASEGLNNLRILLPMISGTHELEEALHLIHRAWGEVRDEGADVPMPPIGVMIEIPAAVYQAKELARQVDFLSVGSNDLTQYLLAVDRNNPRVADLYDYLHPAVLQALQHVVRDAHAEGKPVSICGEMAGDPAAAVLLMAMGFDSLSMNATNLPKVKWLLRQVNLSMAKELLAELMTIDNPQVIHSSLQLALKNLGLTRMINPAAAAKTL
- a CDS encoding sulfite exporter TauE/SafE family protein, which produces MEFLLYLLLGACAGVLAGLFGVGGGIIIVPVLVFSFTLQGFDPQVLTHLAVGTSLATIIFTSINAVREHHRRGAVRWPIFVWMTVGILIGAGFGALTAEAISGPHLQKIIGVFALVIAVQLALEVKPKASRTVPGKVGLTLAGTVIGWASAIFGIGGGSLTVPFLTWRSVPMQQAVATSSACGLPIALASALSFMILGWHDPLLPAHSLGFVYLPALLGIALTSMVFARFGARLAHRLSPRLLKRLFAGLLFCVGLNFLL
- a CDS encoding NRDE family protein, translating into MCLIVFAWRPGHAQPLIVAANRDEFYARPSLPLAQWQDAPHVYAGRDLEAGGTWLGVNADGRFAALTNIRDPHQPPARKSRGELVARFLGGSLPLEQYLAEINGRAIEYAGFNLLVGTREELWHYNARDSVPTQLPAGVYGLSNAGLDTPWPKLLKAKAALGEVLENPQPETLLDILSDPQTAPFAELPDTGVGLATESLLSSVFIASPSYGTRASTALIVNADGTRQIVERSFGPHGGRLGEVEINL
- the cadR gene encoding Cd(II)/Pb(II)-responsive transcriptional regulator; translated protein: MKIGELAKLTDCPVETIRYYEKEGLLPPPARTEANYRVYTQAHTERLIFIRNCRSLDMTLEEIRSLLDLRDSPQDQCENVNALIDEHIHHVKARIDGLLALQEQLIDLRQRCGGGDHCGILQRLEVNGGVAASEAEPSHVGRSHGH
- a CDS encoding LysR family transcriptional regulator produces the protein MLSAELKAFYMVARLGSITQAAKKLGLSQPTVTTQIRNLESQYGVELFYRGGRRLTVSDEGARLLPMVKTLLQQEADIEFFLRNNGQVQGALRIAATAPYYILDLVKAFRERLPQVEVSVEIGNSQQVLEALDDYRVDVAASSQLLEDPRLIRRVLGSDPLVLAVHRNHPLASLDHVPLTALAGHTLLMREAGSTTRRLTEDMLQGAGVSYGPLLEIGSRESIREAVLRNIGISIIARQEVPHDRQLKVLTLENAPQIPEYLYCLKERKGARLPAAFLGLAQEMSPI
- the lgt gene encoding prolipoprotein diacylglyceryl transferase, giving the protein MLPYPQIDPVAVAIGPLKIHWYGLMYLIGIGGAWLLASRRLNRFDPTWTKEKLSDMVFWLSMGVIVGGRLGYVLFYDLSAYIANPTLIFEVWKGGMAFHGGFIGVMIAAWWFGRRNGKSFFQLMDFVAPLVPIGLGAGRIGNFINAELWGKPTDVPWAMVFPPFSDPAQLPRHPSQLYQFALEGVALFLILYLFSRKPRPTMAVSGMFALFYGIFRFIVEFVRVPDAQLGYLAFGWVTMGQILSLPMILGGLGLLWWAYNRPQPLKNTAL